A single region of the Manihot esculenta cultivar AM560-2 chromosome 12, M.esculenta_v8, whole genome shotgun sequence genome encodes:
- the LOC110627716 gene encoding uncharacterized protein LOC110627716 isoform X1 produces the protein MEAEIWNELVAYWSIPEWRKKSEAGKANRNVEKDGTITKYSGGSIKLEVHENRLAKKLGRQPTQLELFCATHTKKGSQGVYIDGKSRRVDELQLHLSHAHQLILEDLLKLCFL, from the exons ATGGAGGCAGAGATATGGAATGAACTTGTTGCATATTGGAGTATACCAGAGTGGAGAAAGAAATCAGAAGCCGGTAAAGCAAATAGAAACGTAGAAAAAGATGGGACTATTACGAAATACTCTGGTGGTTCAATAAAATTGGAGGTTCATGAGAATAGATTG GCAAAGAAGTTGGGTAGAcaaccaactcaacttgaacTATTTTGTGCAACTCACACAAAAAAGGGGAGTCAAGGTGTTTATATTGATGGAAAATCACGACGAGTTGAT GAACTCCAACTACATCTTTCTCATGCACATCAGCTCATCCTGGAGGACCTTCTCAAACTATGTTTTCTTTAG
- the LOC110627716 gene encoding uncharacterized protein LOC110627716 isoform X2 translates to MEAEIWNELVAYWSIPEWRKKSEAGKANRNVEKDGTITKYSGGSIKLEVHENRLAKKLGRQPTQLELFCATHTKKGSQGVYIDGKSRRVDGAYLSAIAENVNDN, encoded by the exons ATGGAGGCAGAGATATGGAATGAACTTGTTGCATATTGGAGTATACCAGAGTGGAGAAAGAAATCAGAAGCCGGTAAAGCAAATAGAAACGTAGAAAAAGATGGGACTATTACGAAATACTCTGGTGGTTCAATAAAATTGGAGGTTCATGAGAATAGATTG GCAAAGAAGTTGGGTAGAcaaccaactcaacttgaacTATTTTGTGCAACTCACACAAAAAAGGGGAGTCAAGGTGTTTATATTGATGGAAAATCACGACGAGTTGAT gGAGCTTATTTGAGTGCAATTGCTGAAAATGTGAATGACAATT GA